A stretch of Vibrio maritimus DNA encodes these proteins:
- the rpmA gene encoding 50S ribosomal protein L27 has protein sequence MAHKKAGGSTRNGRDSESKRLGVKRFGGESVLAGNIIVRQRGTKFHAGTNVGIGKDHTLFALTEGKVKFEVKGPKNRKFVSIEAE, from the coding sequence ATGGCACACAAAAAAGCTGGTGGTTCTACTCGTAACGGCCGCGATTCAGAAAGCAAACGTCTAGGTGTTAAGCGTTTCGGTGGTGAGTCTGTTCTTGCAGGTAACATCATCGTACGTCAACGTGGTACTAAGTTCCACGCTGGTACTAACGTTGGTATCGGTAAAGACCATACTCTTTTCGCTCTTACTGAAGGTAAAGTGAAATTCGAAGTTAAAGGTCCTAAGAACCGTAAATTCGTTAGCATCGAAGCTGAGTAA
- the mdh gene encoding malate dehydrogenase codes for MKVAVIGAAGGIGQALALLLKNRLPAGSDLALYDIAPVTPGVAADLSHIPTPVSIKGYAGEDPTPALEGADVVLISAGVARKPGMDRSDLFNVNAGIVKSLAERIAVVCPTACIGIITNPVNTTVPIAAEVLKKAGVYDKRKLFGVTTLDVIRSETFVADLKAKDPGDIRVPVIGGHSGVTILPLLSQVEGVEFTAEEVEALTKRIQNAGTEVVEAKAGGGSATLSMGQAACRFGLALVKGLQGEESVIECAYVEGDGEHAPFFAQPVKLGKDGAEAILSYGELSDYEKAALDGMLETLNKDIEIGVEFAK; via the coding sequence ATGAAAGTAGCTGTTATTGGTGCCGCGGGTGGCATCGGTCAAGCCCTAGCTCTACTACTTAAAAACCGTCTTCCTGCCGGTTCTGATTTAGCCCTATATGATATTGCCCCTGTGACTCCTGGTGTTGCTGCTGACCTAAGTCACATCCCGACACCTGTCTCTATTAAGGGATATGCAGGTGAAGACCCAACACCGGCACTAGAAGGTGCAGATGTTGTGCTTATCTCTGCTGGCGTTGCTCGTAAGCCTGGCATGGATCGTTCAGATCTATTCAATGTTAACGCGGGTATCGTAAAATCATTAGCAGAAAGAATCGCGGTAGTTTGTCCAACAGCGTGTATCGGTATTATCACTAACCCAGTAAACACGACTGTGCCAATTGCAGCCGAAGTTCTGAAAAAAGCGGGCGTTTATGACAAGCGCAAGCTATTCGGTGTCACTACGCTTGATGTTATCCGTTCAGAAACTTTCGTTGCTGACCTAAAAGCAAAAGATCCAGGTGACATTCGTGTACCAGTGATCGGTGGTCACTCAGGTGTGACAATTCTTCCACTGCTATCCCAAGTTGAAGGTGTTGAGTTCACTGCTGAAGAAGTTGAAGCTCTGACTAAACGTATTCAAAATGCTGGTACAGAAGTCGTTGAAGCTAAAGCGGGTGGCGGCTCTGCAACGTTATCTATGGGTCAAGCAGCCTGCCGCTTTGGTCTTGCTCTTGTTAAGGGCCTACAAGGCGAAGAGAGCGTTATTGAATGTGCTTACGTTGAAGGTGACGGTGAACATGCCCCATTCTTCGCTCAGCCTGTGAAGCTTGGTAAAGACGGCGCAGAAGCTATTCTTAGCTATGGTGAGTTAAGCGACTACGAGAAAGCGGCGCTTGATGGCATGCTAGAAACGCTAAACAAAGATATCGAAATCGGTGTCGAGTTCGCTAAATAA
- a CDS encoding threonine/serine exporter family protein, whose protein sequence is MAPNQRAVSRLIAQAGQMLLAHGAESTLVGHITHRIGKAAGMDEIEVSLSASSLVVTTVYKEHCVTTARRSPDRGLNMRVVTQIQRICIMMEKGILDYQLAQKKIDQISPERYNRWLVVVMIGLSCAAFSRLAGGDWAVFAMTFLASACGMIVRQEFGHRHFNPLLNFAITAFVTTLISAQAVIYGIGAQPQLVMASSVLMLVPGFPLINSVADMIKGYVNMGIARFVMASLLTLATCLGIVGAMSITNVLGWVQ, encoded by the coding sequence ATGGCACCAAATCAAAGAGCAGTCTCTCGACTGATCGCTCAAGCAGGTCAGATGCTGTTAGCCCATGGCGCTGAAAGCACCTTAGTTGGACACATTACTCACCGTATAGGGAAAGCGGCGGGAATGGATGAGATTGAAGTCTCGTTGTCAGCCAGTTCGCTGGTCGTGACCACGGTATACAAAGAACACTGTGTGACTACCGCGAGACGAAGTCCGGATCGTGGCTTGAACATGCGTGTTGTGACGCAGATACAGCGTATCTGCATCATGATGGAGAAGGGCATTCTAGACTATCAACTTGCTCAAAAGAAGATCGATCAAATTAGCCCCGAAAGATATAACCGCTGGCTAGTGGTGGTAATGATCGGACTGTCTTGCGCGGCATTTAGCCGGTTAGCAGGTGGTGATTGGGCGGTATTCGCCATGACCTTTCTTGCATCCGCGTGTGGCATGATCGTTAGGCAAGAGTTTGGTCACCGTCATTTCAACCCTCTGCTTAACTTTGCGATTACCGCGTTTGTGACCACGCTAATCTCCGCTCAAGCCGTGATTTATGGCATTGGCGCACAGCCGCAGCTCGTAATGGCCTCTTCGGTCCTTATGCTGGTTCCGGGTTTTCCGCTCATCAACTCTGTAGCAGATATGATCAAAGGTTACGTCAATATGGGTATCGCTCGCTTTGTTATGGCGAGTCTGCTGACGCTCGCAACCTGTTTAGGGATCGTTGGCGCAATGAGTATTACCAATGTACTAGGGTGGGTGCAGTGA
- the ispB gene encoding octaprenyl diphosphate synthase: MDFKAIQALTADDMAKVNETIQAQLNSEVSLINQLGFYIVNSGGKRIRPLLALLSAKALGYQGNAHTTAAAFIEFIHTATLLHDDVVDESDMRRGKATANAAFGNAASVLVGDYIYTRSFQMMTGLGSLRILELMSDAVNVIAEGEVQQLMNCNDPDTTEESYMQVIYSKTARLFEAATQVGAILNDAEPEVEAALQNYGKFLGTAFQLIDDVMDYTSSGEDMGKNVGDDLAEGKPTLPLIHAMQHGEAHEAEMIREAIEKGNGLDKIEDIMATMKRVGSLKYTEDIAFREADKAVEAISILPESDYKEALVALAYMAVKRTA; this comes from the coding sequence ATGGATTTTAAAGCTATCCAAGCACTGACTGCCGACGATATGGCAAAAGTGAATGAAACAATACAAGCACAATTAAACTCAGAAGTTAGTCTAATCAATCAACTTGGTTTTTATATCGTGAACAGTGGTGGAAAGCGCATAAGACCACTACTTGCTCTTTTGTCGGCCAAAGCGCTCGGCTACCAAGGAAACGCTCATACGACTGCTGCAGCCTTTATTGAGTTTATTCACACGGCAACCCTACTGCACGATGACGTCGTTGATGAGTCTGACATGCGCCGTGGTAAAGCGACCGCAAACGCAGCATTTGGCAATGCAGCGAGCGTTCTGGTCGGAGATTACATCTATACTCGTTCTTTCCAAATGATGACTGGTCTTGGCTCTTTGCGCATTTTAGAGCTCATGAGTGACGCCGTTAACGTAATCGCAGAAGGTGAAGTTCAGCAGTTAATGAACTGTAATGATCCAGACACCACTGAAGAGAGTTACATGCAGGTCATCTACTCTAAAACCGCCCGCCTGTTTGAAGCGGCAACTCAGGTAGGTGCCATTCTCAATGATGCCGAGCCAGAAGTAGAAGCCGCACTACAAAACTACGGCAAGTTCTTAGGCACTGCGTTCCAGCTCATCGACGACGTGATGGACTACACCTCATCAGGTGAGGACATGGGCAAAAACGTCGGTGATGATTTGGCAGAAGGTAAGCCAACACTTCCGCTTATCCACGCGATGCAACATGGTGAAGCCCATGAGGCTGAAATGATTCGTGAAGCGATTGAGAAAGGCAATGGTCTCGATAAGATAGAAGATATCATGGCCACAATGAAGCGTGTCGGCTCGCTTAAATACACTGAAGACATCGCATTTAGAGAAGCGGATAAAGCCGTAGAGGCGATTTCTATCCTTCCCGAGAGTGACTATAAAGAAGCGCTAGTTGCTCTTGCTTACATGGCTGTTAAACGTACCGCATAA
- a CDS encoding threonine/serine exporter family protein: MSVFELLLALLNDMFFAAIPAVGFALVFNVPQNALAYCAIGGAIGHGSRFLMMHYGVPIEWATFFAATIVGMIGVHWSHKFLAHPKVFTVAALIPMVPGVFAFKAMIAMVEINHLGYTPELLATLMENFLKAMFIIAGLAVGLAMPGLLFYRRRPIV; this comes from the coding sequence ATGTCCGTATTTGAACTTTTACTTGCACTGCTAAACGATATGTTTTTTGCGGCGATTCCTGCCGTGGGTTTTGCTTTGGTATTCAATGTTCCCCAGAATGCGTTAGCGTACTGTGCTATCGGCGGTGCAATTGGTCATGGCTCTCGCTTTCTCATGATGCATTATGGTGTGCCTATCGAGTGGGCGACCTTTTTTGCCGCAACCATAGTAGGGATGATTGGCGTGCATTGGTCTCATAAGTTTTTGGCGCATCCTAAGGTGTTTACCGTGGCCGCTTTAATTCCTATGGTGCCAGGTGTATTTGCCTTTAAAGCCATGATTGCTATGGTGGAAATCAACCATTTAGGGTACACGCCAGAGCTTTTAGCCACTCTGATGGAGAACTTTTTAAAGGCCATGTTCATTATCGCTGGTCTTGCCGTTGGTCTTGCCATGCCAGGGCTGCTATTCTACCGCCGACGACCAATTGTTTAA
- the folA gene encoding type 3 dihydrofolate reductase: MIISMIAAMANNRTIGKDNQMPWHLPADFAWFKRCTMGKPVIMGRKTYESIGRPLPGRRNIVVSRNAELEIEGVDTVTSLDEALLLVSGVEEAMIIGGGSFYTHCLPMAHKLYLTHINAEIDGDTQFPEWGEGWKQTHSEHYSSDEKNAYDMEFVILER, encoded by the coding sequence ATGATCATCAGTATGATAGCCGCGATGGCAAACAATCGAACTATTGGCAAAGACAATCAGATGCCTTGGCATTTGCCTGCGGATTTCGCTTGGTTCAAACGTTGTACCATGGGAAAGCCCGTCATCATGGGCCGTAAAACCTATGAGTCGATTGGTCGCCCACTACCTGGTCGTCGCAATATCGTGGTGAGTCGTAATGCTGAGCTTGAGATTGAAGGCGTCGATACTGTGACTTCATTGGATGAGGCACTATTGCTGGTTAGTGGTGTTGAAGAGGCCATGATCATTGGTGGAGGGAGCTTCTATACCCATTGCCTGCCAATGGCACATAAACTCTATCTAACCCATATTAATGCTGAGATTGATGGTGACACTCAGTTCCCGGAATGGGGAGAGGGCTGGAAACAGACTCATAGCGAGCACTATAGCTCTGATGAGAAAAACGCTTATGACATGGAGTTTGTCATTTTAGAGCGTTAA
- the rplU gene encoding 50S ribosomal protein L21: MYAVFQSGGKQHRVSEGQTLRLEKLDVETGATVEFDKVLLVANGEDIQVGAPLVEGGKVVAEVVQHGRGDKVKIVKFRRRKHSRKQQGHRQWFTEVKITGINA, translated from the coding sequence ATGTACGCTGTTTTCCAATCTGGTGGTAAACAACACCGTGTAAGCGAAGGTCAAACTCTTCGTTTAGAGAAATTAGACGTTGAAACTGGTGCAACTGTTGAATTTGATAAAGTTCTACTTGTTGCTAACGGTGAAGACATTCAAGTTGGCGCTCCTCTAGTAGAGGGCGGCAAGGTTGTTGCTGAAGTAGTACAACACGGTCGTGGCGATAAAGTTAAAATCGTTAAGTTCCGTCGTCGTAAGCACTCTCGTAAGCAACAAGGTCACCGTCAGTGGTTCACGGAAGTGAAAATCACTGGCATCAACGCTTAA
- the pdxA gene encoding 4-hydroxythreonine-4-phosphate dehydrogenase PdxA, whose translation MQPIKRVIVTAGEPAGIGPDLAVALSQKEWPHQVVICADKSLIAERAQQLGISVELTDFDPQNFDSHTPGRLVILHEPLAVPAKAGVLDERNGQYVLNTLEKAAKGCMKGEFDAIVTGPVHKGVINRAGVSFSGHTEFFAEVSNTPLVVMMLATEGLRTALVTTHLPLSEVPNAITEDRVTRIVDILHHDLVTKFGIKTPNIYVCGLNPHAGEDGCLGMEEIETITPTLEKLRTEKNYQLVGPLPADTIFNDKYLREADAVLGMYHDQVLPVLKYKGFGRSVNITLGLPFIRTSVDHGTAIDLAGTGQADFGSFETALAYAIDLVESRQ comes from the coding sequence ATGCAACCAATTAAGCGCGTTATTGTTACGGCAGGCGAGCCTGCAGGAATAGGTCCTGACTTAGCGGTCGCACTATCGCAAAAGGAATGGCCACATCAAGTGGTCATTTGCGCCGACAAATCTTTGATCGCAGAACGCGCACAGCAGCTCGGTATAAGCGTCGAACTCACTGATTTCGATCCACAGAATTTCGATTCTCATACACCTGGTCGATTGGTTATTTTGCATGAACCACTTGCAGTGCCTGCGAAAGCAGGTGTTCTGGATGAGCGAAACGGGCAATACGTATTAAATACCCTAGAAAAAGCCGCAAAAGGCTGTATGAAAGGTGAATTTGATGCTATTGTCACCGGCCCTGTGCACAAAGGGGTGATCAATCGCGCTGGCGTTAGCTTTAGTGGCCATACAGAGTTCTTTGCCGAGGTATCAAATACACCACTTGTGGTGATGATGCTCGCAACGGAAGGGTTAAGAACTGCACTGGTTACGACTCACCTTCCCTTATCGGAAGTGCCTAATGCCATCACCGAAGATCGCGTAACGCGAATCGTCGACATACTGCACCATGATTTGGTCACCAAGTTTGGTATCAAGACACCAAACATCTATGTCTGCGGCCTAAACCCTCACGCGGGTGAAGATGGCTGCCTAGGAATGGAAGAGATTGAAACCATCACTCCTACCCTAGAAAAACTTCGCACAGAGAAAAATTATCAGCTTGTTGGCCCATTACCCGCCGACACGATATTTAATGACAAATACTTACGCGAAGCGGATGCTGTCTTAGGCATGTATCACGATCAAGTACTCCCTGTATTGAAATACAAAGGCTTTGGTCGTTCAGTAAACATCACACTTGGTCTACCTTTTATAAGGACATCGGTTGATCATGGCACCGCGATTGATCTTGCTGGCACAGGCCAAGCAGACTTTGGCAGCTTTGAGACAGCGCTGGCGTACGCAATAGACTTAGTAGAGAGCAGACAATGA
- the cgtA gene encoding Obg family GTPase CgtA: MKFVDEAVVKVQAGDGGSGVVSFWREKFVAKGGPDGGDGGDGGDVYIEADENLNTLIDYRFQRFYEAERGENGRGGNCTGKRGKDKVMKVPVGTRAVDIHTNEIVAEVAEHGKKVMVAKGGWHGLGNTRFKSSVNRAPRQKTLGTKGEIRELRLELLLLADVGMLGLPNAGKSTFIRAVSAAKPKVADYPFTTLIPSLGVVSVVPEKSFVVADIPGLIEGAADGAGLGIRFLKHLERCRVLLHMIDIMPIDQSSPVENALTIIDELEQYSEKLADKPRWLVFNKVDLMPEDEANEVIQEILDALGWEDEYFKISAVNKNGTKELCYKLADFMETLPRAEEEISEEEKVDFMWDDYHKDAMSGKDVITEDDDWDDWDDEEDDGHVVYVRD, translated from the coding sequence ATGAAGTTCGTTGATGAAGCGGTAGTAAAAGTCCAAGCGGGCGACGGCGGTAGCGGCGTTGTCAGCTTTTGGCGTGAAAAATTTGTAGCTAAGGGTGGTCCTGATGGTGGTGACGGCGGCGATGGCGGCGACGTTTACATTGAGGCGGATGAAAACCTTAATACGTTGATCGACTACCGTTTCCAGCGCTTCTATGAAGCGGAGCGTGGTGAAAACGGTCGTGGCGGTAACTGTACAGGTAAGCGTGGCAAAGACAAAGTCATGAAGGTGCCAGTTGGTACTCGCGCGGTTGATATTCACACTAACGAAATCGTGGCAGAAGTAGCTGAACATGGCAAAAAAGTCATGGTAGCCAAAGGCGGTTGGCACGGTCTTGGTAACACGCGTTTTAAATCATCGGTTAACCGTGCGCCGCGTCAAAAGACGCTTGGTACCAAAGGTGAAATCCGCGAGCTGCGCCTAGAGCTACTTCTACTGGCTGACGTTGGTATGCTTGGTTTGCCAAACGCAGGTAAATCTACCTTTATTCGCGCGGTATCAGCGGCGAAACCTAAGGTTGCGGACTATCCGTTTACTACTCTGATCCCAAGTCTTGGTGTTGTGAGTGTAGTACCTGAGAAGAGCTTCGTCGTGGCTGACATCCCAGGTCTAATTGAAGGTGCTGCGGATGGTGCTGGCCTTGGTATTCGTTTCTTGAAGCACCTAGAGCGCTGTCGCGTGCTACTGCACATGATCGATATTATGCCTATTGATCAATCAAGCCCAGTTGAAAATGCACTGACTATCATTGATGAGCTTGAGCAGTACAGTGAAAAACTGGCGGATAAGCCGCGTTGGTTAGTGTTCAACAAAGTTGATCTGATGCCAGAAGACGAAGCCAATGAAGTGATCCAAGAGATCCTTGATGCGCTGGGCTGGGAAGATGAATACTTTAAGATCTCTGCGGTCAACAAGAACGGCACCAAAGAGCTTTGCTACAAGCTAGCAGACTTTATGGAGACCTTACCGCGTGCTGAAGAAGAGATCTCTGAAGAAGAAAAAGTCGACTTCATGTGGGATGACTACCATAAAGACGCTATGTCAGGTAAAGACGTTATCACTGAAGATGATGACTGGGATGATTGGGACGACGAAGAAGATGACGGTCACGTTGTCTACGTTCGCGACTAA
- a CDS encoding symmetrical bis(5'-nucleosyl)-tetraphosphatase has translation MANYIVGDIQGCLDELHLLLSSAQFNPEHDTVWFAGDLVARGPKSLETLRFVRSLGLSAKVCLGNHDLHLLAVSLGIHKAKPKDKTLPILDALDRDELLDWLRHHPLLLEHDEFVVCHAGVSPQWTLEQARACAAEVETELKGANWKKLIKKMYSNEPDLWSESLSGIERFRYTINAFTRMRFCFPDGRLDMGCKLPPNDVNANEYIPWFQLPERQPLGKAVLFGHWAALGGYVSDEVIGLDTGCVWGGALTMIRWEDKKLFSQQAL, from the coding sequence GTGGCAAATTATATTGTCGGAGACATTCAAGGCTGTCTTGATGAACTGCACCTTCTTTTATCGAGCGCTCAATTCAACCCCGAGCACGACACTGTTTGGTTCGCTGGCGACCTTGTTGCTAGGGGACCAAAGTCACTGGAGACTTTGAGGTTTGTGCGCTCCTTAGGGTTATCAGCAAAGGTATGCCTTGGAAACCACGACCTTCACCTTCTAGCGGTATCATTAGGTATTCACAAAGCGAAGCCAAAAGACAAAACCCTACCTATTCTAGATGCTCTTGACCGTGACGAGCTGCTTGATTGGTTGAGACATCATCCACTTCTGCTCGAACACGATGAGTTTGTGGTGTGCCATGCTGGTGTCTCACCACAATGGACGCTAGAGCAAGCGAGGGCCTGTGCAGCAGAGGTCGAGACGGAACTGAAAGGCGCTAACTGGAAAAAGCTGATCAAAAAGATGTACAGTAATGAACCGGATCTGTGGTCAGAGTCACTCTCAGGCATAGAGCGTTTTCGTTACACCATTAATGCATTCACTAGAATGCGATTTTGCTTCCCTGACGGGCGTTTGGATATGGGGTGTAAACTGCCACCAAACGATGTCAACGCAAATGAGTATATTCCTTGGTTTCAATTGCCCGAGCGACAACCACTCGGCAAAGCGGTTTTATTCGGGCATTGGGCAGCGCTCGGAGGATACGTGAGCGATGAGGTCATAGGTCTAGATACCGGATGTGTTTGGGGTGGCGCACTGACCATGATTCGTTGGGAAGACAAAAAGCTATTCAGCCAACAAGCTCTTTAA
- the surA gene encoding peptidylprolyl isomerase SurA gives MKFISTLFSTCLLAVLSFQVTAEPVELDRVRVIVNDGVILQSDIDSATKTLTANARKNNQELPSDDILLEQILDKLILEKLQLQEADRIGVRIDDNRLSQSLSDIAANNEQTLDQLRQTVAAEGLSWEAFREQIRDEIAASEARNAMVRQRINILPAEVDNLSELLAKESDATVTYKIRHIQLRFNDGEDKSVQEKQAETIIDRLNKGEDFATLAYTFSKGPKALEGGDWGWMRKEEMPTIFADQINMQTKGTVIGPFRSGVGFHILKIEDVKGLETVSVTEVNARHILIKPTVILSDEGVKRQLNEIIQKVQSGEASFAEMAEQFSQDPGSAVQGGELGYQTPELYVPEFKHQVETLPVNQISEPFKTVHGWHIVEVLDRRDVDKTGSAMQNRAYRILFNRKFNEEASAWIQELRASAFVEMVIDEDEENATN, from the coding sequence ATGAAATTTATTAGTACACTTTTTTCAACCTGTTTATTGGCCGTACTGTCGTTTCAAGTCACAGCCGAGCCTGTTGAGCTCGATCGCGTGCGCGTTATTGTTAATGACGGGGTGATTTTGCAGAGCGATATCGACTCAGCGACCAAAACTCTGACCGCGAACGCTCGTAAGAACAATCAAGAGCTGCCGTCTGATGATATCTTGCTAGAGCAAATTCTAGATAAACTCATCCTAGAGAAACTTCAGCTTCAAGAGGCTGATCGTATTGGTGTTCGTATCGACGATAACCGTCTCTCTCAATCTCTTTCTGATATCGCAGCAAACAATGAACAAACTCTCGATCAGCTTCGTCAAACGGTTGCCGCTGAAGGGCTGTCTTGGGAAGCGTTCCGTGAACAGATTCGTGACGAAATTGCCGCAAGCGAAGCGCGCAATGCCATGGTAAGACAGCGCATCAATATTCTACCAGCAGAAGTGGACAATCTATCTGAGCTTCTCGCTAAAGAGAGCGACGCTACGGTGACCTACAAAATCCGCCACATTCAGCTTCGCTTCAATGATGGTGAAGACAAGAGCGTCCAAGAGAAGCAAGCCGAAACGATTATCGATCGCCTGAACAAAGGTGAAGACTTCGCAACATTGGCTTATACCTTCTCGAAAGGCCCTAAAGCACTGGAAGGTGGTGACTGGGGCTGGATGCGTAAAGAGGAAATGCCAACCATTTTCGCTGATCAAATCAATATGCAAACCAAAGGCACTGTGATTGGTCCATTCAGAAGTGGTGTTGGTTTCCACATTCTGAAAATTGAAGATGTTAAAGGACTAGAGACAGTTTCTGTCACTGAAGTTAACGCTCGTCATATCTTAATCAAGCCTACTGTCATTCTTAGTGATGAAGGGGTGAAGCGCCAACTTAACGAAATCATTCAAAAGGTTCAGTCTGGTGAGGCAAGCTTTGCTGAAATGGCAGAGCAGTTCAGTCAAGACCCGGGTTCTGCAGTGCAAGGCGGCGAGCTTGGTTATCAAACGCCAGAGCTTTATGTTCCTGAGTTCAAACATCAGGTCGAAACACTGCCCGTTAACCAGATCAGCGAACCGTTCAAGACCGTTCACGGCTGGCACATCGTCGAAGTCCTAGATCGACGCGATGTGGATAAGACAGGTTCTGCGATGCAAAACCGTGCTTATCGTATCTTGTTCAATCGTAAGTTTAACGAGGAAGCGTCTGCTTGGATCCAAGAACTGCGAGCAAGTGCCTTCGTCGAAATGGTGATCGATGAGGACGAAGAGAATGCAACCAATTAA
- the rsmA gene encoding 16S rRNA (adenine(1518)-N(6)/adenine(1519)-N(6))-dimethyltransferase RsmA, with protein MRNDVHLGHKARKRFGQNFLNDPYIIDGIVSSINPKPGQNLVEIGPGLGAITEPVGKEVDKFTVIELDRDLAERLRNHPDLADKLTIHEGDAMRFDFTQLVKPNNKLRIFGNLPYNISTPLMFHLFEFHKDIQDMHFMLQKEVVNRLAAGPGSKAYGRLTVMAQYYCKVVPVLEVPPTAFVPPPKVDSAVVRLVPYEELPYPATSLKWLDRVCREGFNQRRKTVRNCYKALMSAEILEELGVNPSMRPENLTLQQFVDMANWLDANHG; from the coding sequence ATGAGAAATGATGTCCATTTAGGGCACAAGGCCAGAAAACGCTTTGGTCAGAACTTCCTGAACGATCCTTACATTATCGATGGCATCGTATCCTCGATTAACCCAAAACCGGGTCAAAACCTCGTTGAGATCGGTCCTGGTCTTGGTGCTATCACTGAGCCAGTGGGCAAAGAAGTCGATAAGTTCACGGTAATCGAGCTAGACCGTGACTTGGCGGAGCGTCTGCGTAATCACCCAGATCTAGCCGATAAATTGACGATTCACGAAGGCGACGCGATGCGTTTTGACTTCACCCAGCTGGTGAAGCCAAACAACAAACTGCGTATCTTCGGTAACCTGCCATATAACATCTCTACACCTTTGATGTTCCACTTGTTTGAATTCCATAAAGACATTCAAGATATGCACTTTATGCTTCAAAAAGAAGTGGTTAACCGTCTAGCTGCAGGGCCAGGTAGCAAAGCTTATGGGCGTCTGACGGTCATGGCACAATACTACTGCAAAGTGGTCCCCGTACTTGAAGTGCCGCCAACGGCATTCGTACCGCCGCCAAAAGTAGACTCTGCAGTTGTGCGTCTCGTACCTTACGAAGAACTGCCTTACCCAGCAACCAGCCTTAAGTGGCTTGATCGTGTGTGTCGCGAAGGCTTTAACCAACGTCGTAAAACCGTGCGCAACTGTTATAAAGCACTGATGTCTGCAGAAATCTTGGAAGAGCTTGGTGTGAATCCATCAATGCGACCAGAGAACCTGACACTGCAACAGTTTGTTGACATGGCGAACTGGCTCGACGCCAACCATGGTTAA
- the apaG gene encoding Co2+/Mg2+ efflux protein ApaG: MESTTPCVKCQVHTKYVEEQSDPDNNRYVFAYIITIKNLSQETVQLISRRWLITDANGKQLTVEGEGVVGQQPVIEKNDEYTYTSGTAIETPLGVMQGHYIMLDEAGKEFIAEIEPFRLAIPNILN, from the coding sequence ATGGAGTCGACTACGCCATGCGTAAAATGCCAAGTACATACTAAGTACGTAGAAGAGCAATCCGATCCAGACAACAATCGTTATGTGTTTGCCTACATCATTACCATCAAAAATCTCAGCCAAGAAACCGTGCAACTCATCAGTCGTCGCTGGCTCATTACCGACGCCAACGGCAAACAACTTACCGTAGAAGGTGAAGGTGTTGTGGGTCAGCAGCCTGTAATCGAAAAAAATGACGAATACACCTATACCAGTGGCACGGCCATCGAAACACCGCTAGGCGTCATGCAAGGTCACTACATCATGCTTGACGAAGCCGGCAAAGAGTTTATCGCGGAGATCGAGCCCTTTCGCCTCGCTATCCCCAATATTTTGAATTAA